In a single window of the Melioribacteraceae bacterium genome:
- a CDS encoding acetate--CoA ligase family protein, which translates to MDSLKNFFYPKSICVAGASSKEKSIGYEILKTINSYGYTGKVFPVNPKSEEILGLKCFSSIEEIIEPIDLAIVVVPKQFAEATINSLLDRKCKSIILITAGFREIGIEGAVVEKRIIEKVKNAGARLVGPNCMGIINTLDEIKLNATFVAEKPETGSTGFLSQSGALGAAVLNSLRETDIKFAHFLSVGNKAEINENDILNYWESDDNISILTFYLESFVDGKEFILPFAQGNISKPVIVLKAGKTSGGMKAASSHTGALSSSDKIVDALLNQFGVIRVNDLNELFNTAKGFEFFPIPKGKKVAVVTNAGGPAILCVDKLEQKKLVLAELSIETKNKIREIIHPEGSVENPIDLLPGGNADTYKQVIELLIADNGVDSVISIFVEPVMVSPFIVVETINSINSEKPIMQSVMPMPEFWQKYRDNSISKKPIFRNPEDPAVVLGNMLFHITTKAKLSLEKTNYAKLFNHSIKKVDAKKGFLNQTKTLEMCAHYKIPTVKSFIIKPAEIESCEIDFYPIVVKGINEEVVHKSELNAVKLNISNIEELVIASKEISESFNKAGFEVQSFLIQQYLAGEHEILIGGFRDPSFGPIIMFGTGGKYVEVFDDTSMKSCYLSDIDVDELILSTKIGKILNGVRGDMPSDLEKLKSIIRSCAAMMLENENIVEFDLNPIIYNRKCGYVSVDARIKIM; encoded by the coding sequence ATGGACTCGTTGAAAAACTTTTTTTATCCCAAATCTATCTGCGTGGCGGGCGCTTCATCAAAAGAAAAAAGTATCGGCTACGAAATACTGAAGACGATAAATTCCTACGGCTATACCGGAAAAGTATTTCCGGTCAACCCTAAATCAGAAGAGATATTGGGATTGAAATGTTTTTCTTCTATTGAGGAGATAATCGAACCGATTGATTTAGCAATTGTTGTTGTTCCAAAACAATTTGCCGAGGCAACAATTAATTCATTACTGGATAGGAAATGTAAATCAATCATATTAATTACAGCGGGATTTCGGGAAATTGGTATTGAGGGGGCTGTTGTTGAAAAGCGAATTATTGAAAAAGTAAAAAATGCCGGCGCACGATTGGTTGGGCCCAACTGCATGGGAATTATAAACACACTCGACGAAATTAAATTAAACGCGACTTTTGTTGCCGAGAAACCGGAAACAGGCAGTACGGGATTTTTATCTCAGAGCGGAGCTTTGGGCGCCGCAGTATTAAATTCACTGCGCGAGACTGATATTAAATTTGCGCATTTTCTTAGCGTAGGTAATAAAGCCGAGATAAATGAGAACGATATATTAAATTATTGGGAGAGTGATGATAACATCAGCATTCTTACTTTTTATCTTGAGAGTTTTGTTGATGGAAAAGAATTTATTCTTCCTTTTGCTCAGGGAAATATTTCCAAACCGGTAATAGTATTAAAAGCAGGTAAAACTTCCGGGGGAATGAAGGCCGCGTCATCTCACACTGGTGCTTTAAGCAGTTCCGACAAAATTGTGGATGCTCTACTAAACCAATTTGGAGTTATCCGGGTTAATGATTTGAATGAACTTTTTAATACCGCTAAAGGATTTGAATTTTTCCCGATTCCAAAAGGAAAAAAGGTTGCGGTAGTTACTAATGCTGGAGGACCGGCGATATTATGTGTTGATAAGTTAGAACAAAAAAAATTAGTCCTCGCCGAGTTATCCATTGAAACAAAAAATAAGATTCGAGAAATCATACATCCCGAAGGTAGCGTTGAAAATCCGATTGATCTTCTTCCCGGAGGAAATGCCGATACATACAAACAAGTAATTGAATTACTTATCGCTGATAATGGCGTAGATTCAGTCATCTCAATATTTGTTGAGCCAGTAATGGTTTCGCCATTCATTGTGGTTGAAACAATCAACTCAATAAATTCCGAAAAGCCAATAATGCAATCCGTAATGCCTATGCCTGAGTTTTGGCAAAAATATAGAGATAACTCAATTAGCAAAAAACCAATATTCAGAAATCCCGAGGATCCCGCGGTTGTGCTTGGAAACATGCTGTTCCATATCACCACTAAAGCAAAACTAAGTTTAGAAAAAACCAACTACGCTAAATTATTCAATCATTCAATTAAAAAAGTTGATGCCAAAAAAGGATTTTTAAATCAAACCAAAACATTAGAAATGTGCGCCCACTACAAAATCCCGACAGTTAAAAGTTTTATAATAAAACCGGCTGAAATTGAATCTTGTGAAATTGATTTTTATCCCATTGTTGTAAAGGGAATAAACGAGGAGGTTGTTCACAAGTCGGAATTAAATGCTGTTAAATTAAATATTAGTAACATAGAAGAATTAGTTATTGCTTCAAAAGAAATTTCGGAAAGTTTTAATAAAGCCGGATTTGAAGTTCAATCATTTTTAATTCAGCAGTATTTAGCTGGCGAGCATGAAATATTAATTGGCGGATTTCGAGATCCTTCGTTCGGCCCAATAATAATGTTTGGAACCGGCGGCAAATATGTTGAAGTTTTTGACGATACTTCAATGAAGTCATGTTACCTTTCCGATATAGATGTTGATGAATTAATTCTCTCCACAAAAATTGGAAAAATTTTAAATGGTGTACGCGGTGATATGCCCAGCGATCTAGAGAAATTGAAAAGTATAATTCGCTCATGCGCTGCAATGATGCTCGAAAATGAAAACATTGTTGAGTTCGACCTTAATCCAATTATATATAATAGAAAGTGTGGCTATGTTTCGGTTGACGCGCGCATCAAAATAATGTAA